The genomic interval CCCCCCCTCCTCCGTCAGTCGCAGTTGCGGCAGCAGAGGTTGCGGTCGCCGTAACCGTTGTCGATCTTCGTCACGTAGGGGAAGAACTTTGCCCGGCGCACCCACTCCAGCGGGAAGGCGGCCTCCATGCGCGAGTAGGGGTGTCTCCACTCTCCGGCCAGTTCGACGGCCGTATGCGGGGCGTTGGTCACCACGTTGTCCTTCTCGCCCGCGGCGGCCGCCGCCTCGCATTCACGCTTGATTTGGACGAGGGCCTCGATGAAACGGTCCATCTCCTCCTTGGGTTCCGACTCCGTGGGCTCGACCATCAGCGTCTCGTGAACCGGGAATGAGAGCGTCGGGGCATGGAAGCCGTAGTCCATCAGGCGGTGGGCGATGTCGCCGCAGTCGATGTCGTAATCTTTCTTGAAATGCGTCAGGTCGAGGATCATCTCGTGGCCCACGCGACCCGTCTCACCCGAATAGTAGGTGCGATATTCGTTTTTCAGCGCCGAGGACATGTAGTTGGCGTTGACGATGGCCATTTCGGTAGCCTGTTTCAGCCCTTCGGCCCCGAGCATCTTGATGTACCCGTAGGTGATCGGCAGCAGCATGGCCGAGCCCCAGGGAGCCGACGAGACGGCCGTGATGCCCTCCTCGCCGCCCGTGGCGACGACCGGATGGGTCGGCAGGAAGGCCTTCAGGTGCTCGGCCACGCAGATCGGCCCCACACCCGGGCCGCCGCCGCCGTGGGGCATGGCGAAGGTCTTGTGGAGGTTCAGGTGGCAGACGTCCGCCCCGATGTAGCCGGGGTTGGTCAGTCCCACCTGGGCGTTCATGTTGGCGCCGTCCATGTAGACCAGGCCTCCGGCGTCGTGCACCGCATCGACGATCTCGCGGATGCGGCTCTCGAAGACGCCGTGCGTCGAGGGGTAGGTCACCATCAGCCCGCACAGCTCCGAGCTGTATTCCCGGGCTTTGGCTTCGAGGTCGGCGACGTCGATGTTGCCGCGCTCGTCGCAGGCCACCGTGACGATCTTCATCCCGGCCATGGCTGCCGACGCCGGGTTCGTGCCGTGGGCCGAGGCGGGGATCAGCACGACGTTGCGGTAACCCTGGCCGCGGCTCTGGTGGTAGGCGCGGATCACCATCAGTCCCGAATACTCGCCCGCAGCGCCCGAATTGGGCTGCAGCGAGCAGGCGGCGAATCCGGTGATCGTGGCCAGATCGTGCTCCAGTTCGTCGATCAGTGCCAGATAGCCTTCGGCCTGGTCGGCCGGGGCGTAGGGGTGCATGTTCTGGAATCCCGCCAGCGACAGCGGCTGCATCAGCGCTGCGGCGTTGAGCTTCATGGTGCACGAACCTAACGAGATCATCGAATTGGCCAGCGAAATGTCTCTCAGTTCCAACTGTTTGATGTAGCGCATCAGGGCGCTCTCCGAGCGGTAGCGGTTGAAGACCGGCTCCTCAAGGTAGGCCGACTGGCGGCGCAGCGCCACCGGGATGCAGCTTTCGGTCGCGGCCTTTACGGCCTTGGCCTTCCGCCCCTTGGCGGCGGCGAAGATGCCGATGACCGTGGCGATCTCCTCGGGGGTGGTCACCTCGTCGAACGACATGCGCACCTTCCCTTCCGAGGGGTAGAAGAAGTTGATCCCCTGCTCCAGCGCCAGCGACTGCACGACGGCCGCTTCGGCCTCGACCTCCAGCGTGTCGAAGAACTCCTTCGAGGTGAGTTTGTAGTCCAGCGCCCCGAGAGCCCGGGCGACGGTCGCGGCGGCCAGATGGGCCGTCTCGGCGGCGCGGCGCAGCCCCTCGGGACCGTTGTAGACGCAGTAGAAACCCACCATCGAGGCCATGAGCGCCGAGGCCGTGCAGATGTTCGACGTGGCGCGCTCGCGCTTGATGTGCTGCTCGCGCATCTGTAGCGCCATGCGCAGGGCGCGGTTGCCCAGGCGGTCGACCGAGACGCCGATGATGCGTCCCGGCATGTTGCGCTTGAAGGCCTCGCGGGTGGTCATGTAACCGGCGCTCGGACCGCCGAAGCCCATCGGGGTGCCGAGGCGCTGGGTGGAGCCCACGGCGATGTCGGCGCCCCATTCGCCCGGAGCCTTGAGCAGCGCCAGCGCCAGCGGGTCGGCCACGGCCGTCACGAGCGCCCCCTTGGCGTGGGCCGCGGCCGTAAAGTCGCCGTAGTCGCGCACCGTGCCGTCGGCGGCCGGGTACTGCACGATGGCTCCGAATTCCCGGCCAGTGAATTCATATTCGTCGTATTCGTCGATGATCAGTTCGATGCCGAAGGGCTCGCTGCGCGTGAGCAGCACGTCGAGCGTCTGCGGGAAGAGGTTGCGGTCGACGAAGAGCTGGTTGCGGCCCTCCTTGACGGCCTCGCGCGAGCGCAGGGCGAACATCATCAGCATGGCTTCGGCCGCCGCCGTACCCTCGTCCAGGAGCGAGCAGTTGCCGATCTCCATGCCGGTCAGGGAGATGAGCGCCGTCTGGAAGTTGAGCAGCGCTTCGAGCCGTCCCTGCGAGATCTCGGCCTGATAGGGCGTGTAGGAGGTGTACCACGCGGGGTTCTCGAAGACGTTCCGCGCCACGGCGGCCGGTACGGCACACGGGTACCATCCCATGCCGATGAACGAACGCAGCGTGCGGTTGCGGTCGGCCAGCGCGCGGATGTGGGCCGCGAACTCATATTCGCTCATCCCCTCGGCGGGCAGTGCCAGCGGTTTCTTGAGCCGGATGGATTGCGGGATGACCTGGGCGATCAACTCCTCGACCGATTCCACGCCGATCACATCGAGCATGGCCCGGAGGTCCTTTTCATGGGTGACGCCGATGTGGCGTCCGGAAAATTTGTCGAACATATTTTTGGTGTTAGTTGTTTGTTGTTTCCGTCGTTGTCTCGTCTGTTCTTATTTTATATATATGCCGCCGTTTTTTGCCGTTCCCGGCTGTTTTCCCGTTTCCTGTCCCTCCCGCTTACCGGGTGGTGCGGAGGAGTTCGTCGGGCCACGGACAGGGCGCACCCGTCGCCCGGAACGAGGGGCGTTGGGCGTCGGCTTCGCGCAGCCGCTGCGCGAGCCGTCCGGCCAGCCGCCGCACCACCTTCGGATGCTCCTCCGCCAGATCATGCTGCTCGCCGATGTCGCGGCGGATGTCGTAGAGCCGCAGCCGTCCCGTCTCCCAGGTGTAGATCAGGTGGTAGTCTCCTTCGAGCCAGGCCGAATAGGCCCCGTAGCCCTCCTCCTGATTCTGGGTCTCGCCCCAGAGGTTCGGGAAGTGCCAGACGATCGGACGCTCATACCGTTTGGCGGGGTTGCGCAGCACGCCGGCGAAACTGTGCCCGTCGGTCTTCTGGCGGGTTCCGTATCGCTTCACGCCGGCCATTTCGAGGATTGTCGGGAAGAAGTCCTCGATCATCACCGGCTGGTCGCACGTCGTGCCGCCCCGCGTCACGCCGGGCCAGACGACGATCATCGGCTCGCGGACCCCGCCGAGGAAGGCCGAGCCCTTGCCGGCCCTTGCCGGCCAGTTCTGGTCGCGGTTCGCCACCCCCTGACGGACGTTGTTCAGCCCCTGCCCGCCGTTGTCCGACATGAAGAGGATGATCGTGTTGCGAGCTGTCTCGGGGTGTGCTTCCAGAAAGTCGAGCAGGTCGCCCAGACTCCGGTCCATCCCCTCGACCAGCGCGGCGTAGCGCGTCTCGCTCTCGTTGAGGGGGGCGCCCAGCTGTGCGTCGGGGCGTCCGCGGTAGTGCGCCGTAAAGCGCACGTCCTCCTCGTAGGGGGCATGGACGGCGTAGTGTGCCATATAGAGGAAGAATGGCTGTCCGCGCCGGATGGGCTCTTGCAGCGCCCCGATCGCCTCGCGCGTGAGCACATCGGTCAGGAAGAGGTCCTGACCGTAATACTTTTCCAGTCCGAGGACCTCCTGCGGCGTACCCTGTCCGAAGTTCTTGCGGGCCAGGTAGCTGCCCGGAGCGCCGTTCGCTCCGCCGGCGATGTTGACCTCGAATCCCATCGTACGGGGATCGGCCCCAGGGGTCGTCTTGGCCCCGAAGTGCGCCTTGCCGCAATGGATCGTGCAGTAGCCGTGGTCGCGCAGCAGCTGCGGGAGTGTCGTCACCGGCGTGGCGTTGCGCGTGTTGTGCGGCGAGGCCGCCGTGTCGGGTTGGATGCCGTTCCAGTGCCAGTCGGGGAGTTCGAGTACGTCGCTCGCCGCATCGGTCGCCCGCCCGTAGTCGAGCGTCCAGTTGGTGACGCGGTGCCGGGCGGCGTTCATGCCCGACAGCAGGCTGCACCGTGAGGGCGAGGAGATTGCACAGGCGTAGGCCGCCGTGAAACGCACGCCCATTTCGGCCAGCCGCTCCATGTTGGGCGTCCGATAACGGTCGTTGAGCGGCGTGCGGCATTCGTGGAAGGGCACCGAGGTGTCCTGCCAGCCCATGTCGTCGACCAGAAAGAGCACGATATTCGGCGGAGCGGTCTGTTCCGTTGCGGTGTGCGGGGTTTTCCAGACCTCCGAGCCCTGTGCGGCGAGCGGAAGTGCGGTGAGCGGGAGGATCAGGCGGCGGTCCATGACGGGTAGCGGTATGGGAGGTGTTTCAGACTCATGTGGCGGGGTCTCTATTGGAATCAGTATTGGAATCAGTATTGGAACGAGCTGCCGCCGATGAATTCGCGAAGAATCGACGTCGGCGGGATTTCGTCCGGCGGAATCGGGATGAAGTTATCCAGGAACTTCAGCATCCGGCGCGCCTCCTCGAACTCCGGAACCGTGTCCGGAACCTCCCGGAGAATCTTCTCCGCAAAGGGACGCAACACCGAAATCTCGTAGAACAGCGACGAATTCAGCATCACGTCCGCATTCTCCTGATAGGGGAAGATGTGCTTCTCCTCGCCCCGCCGGACCGAGGCCCATCGCGACAGCGTCTGCAGGGCATCCGAACCCCGCTGCCGGTAGTCGCGCGTCAGACGCCGCAGCAGGCGGTTGTCCGTCGTGGCGATCCGCGAGAGGTTGTCCATCGCCACCGACGTGAAGCACGAAATGTAGATCCGGAACTTCTTCGAATCGGGAATCGAAGGCGTCAGCCGCGGGTTCAGTCCGTGGATGCCCTCGATGATCAGGATCGAACGCTCGTCGAGCGTCAGCGGCGTGCCGTGCTGCGTGCGCCGCCCCGTGATGAAGTCGTAGCGCGGGATGTCGACGCTCTCGCCTCCCATCAGGCGCCGCAGGTGGTCGTTGAAAAGCTCCAGGTCGATCGCTTCCAGCGCCTCGTAGTCGTAGTCGCCGTTCTCGTCCAGCGGCGTCTTCTCCCGGTCGACGAAGTAGTCGTCCAGCGAGATCATCACCGGCCGCAGCCCCAGCACGCCCAACTGGATCCCCAGCCGTTTGGCCGACGTGGTTTTCCCGCTCGACGAGGGCCCCGAGATCAGCACCATGCGGATGCCCCGTTCGACGTTCGCCGCGTAGATCGCGTCGGCCACCTCGGCGAATTTCCGCTCGTGGAACGCCTCGGCCATCTTGATCATGCCGCCGGCATCTCCGGCCAGCGCCCGGGCATTGACCGCCCCGATCGTCGGCACGCCCATCAGCGTCACCCACGACTGGTACTCCTGGAAGATCGAGAACATCTTCTCCTGCTGGACGTTCTTGTTGAGCCGGTCCGGGTCGGTGCGCAGCGGAAGGGCCAGGTAGAAGCCGTTGTAACAGGGCTCGATGTCGAACAGGTGGACGTAGCCCGTCGACGGGGTCAGCGACCCGTAGAAGTAGCCCGCCGTGTCGCCCAATGTGTAGAGGTCGCTGTAGAGCCGCGGCCGCGTGTCGAGCAGCTCGATCTTGTCCGTGAAGCCCTCCGCGGCGTAGCGTTCGCGCACTTCGGTGGTGAGCATCCGTTGCCGCGTGATCGGCAGGTCCAGGGCGATCAGTTCGCGGATTCGCTGGCGCAGGCGTGCCGTCTCCGCTGTGGAGAACGCGTCGATCCCCTCGATTTCGCAGTAGAAGCCGCTCTGGCCCAGCGAGTGCCGGATATGGAGCGTCTGCCCCGGGTAGAGGTCCTTCACGGCCTTCTGCAGCAGAAACCAGACGGTGCGCTGGTAGACCCGGATTCCGGCGAAGGAGGTGATGTCCACGAAGCGTACCGTGGCCGGGGTATAAAGCCGGTAGTTCAACTCCCGGATGCGGTTGTTCACGAAGGCCGCCAGGAACGGATGCGCTCCGGGCGTCAGGTCCTCGGCAACCTCCTGCAGCGGAGTCCCCATCGGGATGGTCAACTTCTCGCCGAGGTTTTCGCAAATGATCTGAATGGTATCGTTCATCGGAAAAATGGCTGTGTTTGCTTCCAAAGATAGGAATAATTTGTACTTTTGGCAATCGATCTTCCGATTTGGAGAGTAAAATCGATGTTATGAAAAATTGGCTTAAATGGATAGGAATAGCCGGGGCTGCCGCTGCTGCTGTGGCCTGCACGCCCCGCGAAACGACCCTCGTGCTGCTGTCTACCAATGACATGCACGCCCGGATTCAGAACTTCCCGCGTCTGGCTGCAGCCGTCGCGGCCTGCCGCGATACGTTGCAGCAGGTCGTCCTCGTCGATGCCGGCGACCGCTGGACCGGAAACGCCTATGTCGACAAGGCCCCGACGCCCGGAATGCCCGTGATCGCCCTGATGAACCGCCTCGGCTACGACGTGGCGACGCTCGGAAACCATGAATTCGACTTCGGGCAGGCTTTCCTCGGCCGCATGATCGACAGCATGGCCTTCGAGGTCGTCTGCGCCAATCTGCGCAGCGATACATGCACTTTCCCGCAGCTGCCCCCGTATGTCGTCATCGAGCGGCAGGGGATTCGCATCGGATTCGTGGGCGTGGTGACCAACTACGAGGGTCCGGGGCATCCGGCCGGGAATGCCGCCAGTTTCGAGGGGCTCGAATTCCCCGACCCGCAGCAGATGGCCCGTCAATATGCCGAAGCGGTGCGCCCGAAGGTCGACGTGCTGGTGCTCGTCTCACACATGGGCGACGACCGCGATGCGGAGCTCCTCGAACAGGAGACCCTCTACGACGTGGTGATCGGCGGACATACCCACGAACTGCGCGACACGCTCGTCAACGGAACCCTCCTTACGCAGACCGGGAAGAACCTGGCCAATGTCGGCGTCACGACCCTCCGCCTGCGCGGGAAACGGGTCGAGTGCGTCGATTACCGGATCGTTCCGCTCGACGCCTATGCGCCCGATCCGGCCTGCCAGGCCGAGGTGGACCGTTACTATGCCGATCCGGAACTGAACCGTCCGGTCGGGGAGTTCACGGAGACGGCCGACGCGTGGGGCGTGGCCAACTGGATGGCCGAAGCGATTGCTGACGAGGCCGATGCCGAGGTGGGATTCTACCACGTCGGCGGTGTGCGACTCGACTCGATCCCGGCCGGCGGCATGAGCACCGCGCGGGTCTACGACCTCGAACCCTTCGGAACCGAGATCGCCGTCATGCGCATGACCCCCGCCCAGATGCGCCGCATGATCCTCACGAAGTACAACGACACCGAAAACCGCAAGGAGTCGCACCGTATCGACCTCGTCTCGACGACCCCCTACGAAATCCTTACCGACGCGCAGGACAACGCCCTCGACGTGCGTTTTCCGAAACTGCGGGAAGGACGCACCTACCTCGTGGCCATCAGCGACTATGTCTTCAGGAACTATCGTGACCTGAACTATACCGACGGCGGGATCACTGGCGTGAAGGTCGCCGACGTGCTGCTCGAAGAGCTGGAGGAGGAGTCGCCGATCGATCCCGACAACCGCCCCCGGCAGCGGATCGTCCGGCAGCACTGACCCGGCAGCGGATTTCCGCAAGAAATAAACCGCTGATTTTTTGAAGTTTTCGGAAAAATGCCTACCTTTGTGGCCCCTGCGTGCGCGTGAGAAGCCTGCACGCTGGGGCTGCAAACTTTATTATTAACCATTTAACGAGCGATTGTATCGCAAAATTTCCACACATGGAAGAACTGAAAAACGGAGTTGCCAACGAGAATTTCGACTGGAACGCCTTTGAAAACGACCTGGCCGTCTACGATCAGGACAAGGCTGCGATCACCGAAGCCTATGACAAGACGCTTTCGAACGTCAACGTCGGCGAAGTGGTCGAGGGTACCGTAACCGCCATCACCAAGCGTGAAGTGCTGGTGAACATCGGCTACAAGAGCGAGGGCGTGATTCCCGTCTCGGAGTTCCGCTACAACCCCGATCTGAAAGTCGGCGACCGGATCGAAGTCTACATCGAATCGGCCGAGGACAAGAACGGCCAGCTGGCTCTCTCGCACAAGAAAGCCCGTCAGCTCAAGTCGTGGGACCGTGTCAACGAGGCCCTCGAAAAGGACGAAATCATCAAGGGTTACATCAAGTGCCGCACCAAGGGCGGTATGATCGTCGACGTATTCGGCATCGAGGCTTTCCTCCCCGGCTCGCAGATCGATGTGAAGCCCATCCGCGACTACGACGTATATGTCGACAAGACCATGGAGTTCAAGGTCGTCAAGATCAACCAGGAGTTCCGCAACGTCGTCGTGTCGCACAAGGCACTCATCGAGGCCGAACTCGAAGCCCAGAAGCAGATCATCATGTCGAAACTCGAAAAGGGCCAGATCCTCGAAGGTACCGTCAAGAACATCACCTCCTACGGCGTATTCGTCGACCTGGGCGGCGTAGACGGTCTGATCCACATCACGGACCTCTCCTGGGGCCGCGTAAACCACCCCGAGGAGATCGTGTCGCTTGATCAGAAGATCAACGTCGTGATCCTCGACTTCGATGAGGCCAAGAAGCGTATCGCCCTGGGCCTCAAGCAGCTCACCCCGCATCCGTGGGAGGCGCTGGATCCCAACCTCAAGGTCGGTGACAAGGTCAAGGGCCGCGTGGTCGTCATGGCCGATTACGGCGCCTTCGTCGAGATCGCTCCCGGCGTCGAGGGCCTGATCCACGTCTCGGAGATGTCCTGGAGCCAGCACCTGCGTTCGGCCCAGGAGTTCATGAAGGTCGGCGACGAAGTCGAGGCCGTTATCCTGACCCTCGACCGCGAGGAGCGCAAGATGTCGCTCGGCATCAAGCAGCTCACCCCCGATCCCTGGGAGAATATCGAAACCAAATACCCCGTCGGAACCCGTACCACCGCCAAGGTGCGTAACTTCACCAACTTCGGCGTCTTCGTCGAGATCGAGGAGGGCATTGACGGCCTGATCCACATCTCGGACCTGAGCTGGACCAAGAAGGTCAAGCATCCGGGTGAGTTTACGCAGGTAGGTGCCGACATCGAGGTCGTCGTACTGGAGATCGACAAGGAGAACCGCCGCCTCTCGCTGGGTCACAAGCAGCTGGAGGAGAACCCCTGGAACGAGTTCGAGAACCAGTTCCCCGTAGAGAGCATCCACGAGGGTACGATTACCGAACTCACCGACAAGGGCGCCGTCGTAGCCCTGGGCGAGAACATCGAGGGCTTCTGCCCGTCGCGTCAGCTCGTCAAGGAGGACGGTACGACCCCGAAGGTGGGCGACAAGCTCAACTTCAAGGTCATCGAGTTCTCGAAGGCCACGAAGCGCATTACGCTCTCGCACCTGCGTACCTACGACGATGCCCGTAAGGAGGCTGCCGCCGCCGAGAAGGCTGAGAAGCGTGCCGCTGCCGACGCTACGAAGTCGACCGTGAAGAAGATCAACGCCTCGGTTGAGAAGACGACC from uncultured Alistipes sp. carries:
- the gcvP gene encoding aminomethyl-transferring glycine dehydrogenase; translated protein: MFDKFSGRHIGVTHEKDLRAMLDVIGVESVEELIAQVIPQSIRLKKPLALPAEGMSEYEFAAHIRALADRNRTLRSFIGMGWYPCAVPAAVARNVFENPAWYTSYTPYQAEISQGRLEALLNFQTALISLTGMEIGNCSLLDEGTAAAEAMLMMFALRSREAVKEGRNQLFVDRNLFPQTLDVLLTRSEPFGIELIIDEYDEYEFTGREFGAIVQYPAADGTVRDYGDFTAAAHAKGALVTAVADPLALALLKAPGEWGADIAVGSTQRLGTPMGFGGPSAGYMTTREAFKRNMPGRIIGVSVDRLGNRALRMALQMREQHIKRERATSNICTASALMASMVGFYCVYNGPEGLRRAAETAHLAAATVARALGALDYKLTSKEFFDTLEVEAEAAVVQSLALEQGINFFYPSEGKVRMSFDEVTTPEEIATVIGIFAAAKGRKAKAVKAATESCIPVALRRQSAYLEEPVFNRYRSESALMRYIKQLELRDISLANSMISLGSCTMKLNAAALMQPLSLAGFQNMHPYAPADQAEGYLALIDELEHDLATITGFAACSLQPNSGAAGEYSGLMVIRAYHQSRGQGYRNVVLIPASAHGTNPASAAMAGMKIVTVACDERGNIDVADLEAKAREYSSELCGLMVTYPSTHGVFESRIREIVDAVHDAGGLVYMDGANMNAQVGLTNPGYIGADVCHLNLHKTFAMPHGGGGPGVGPICVAEHLKAFLPTHPVVATGGEEGITAVSSAPWGSAMLLPITYGYIKMLGAEGLKQATEMAIVNANYMSSALKNEYRTYYSGETGRVGHEMILDLTHFKKDYDIDCGDIAHRLMDYGFHAPTLSFPVHETLMVEPTESEPKEEMDRFIEALVQIKRECEAAAAAGEKDNVVTNAPHTAVELAGEWRHPYSRMEAAFPLEWVRRAKFFPYVTKIDNGYGDRNLCCRNCD
- a CDS encoding sulfatase; this translates as MDRRLILPLTALPLAAQGSEVWKTPHTATEQTAPPNIVLFLVDDMGWQDTSVPFHECRTPLNDRYRTPNMERLAEMGVRFTAAYACAISSPSRCSLLSGMNAARHRVTNWTLDYGRATDAASDVLELPDWHWNGIQPDTAASPHNTRNATPVTTLPQLLRDHGYCTIHCGKAHFGAKTTPGADPRTMGFEVNIAGGANGAPGSYLARKNFGQGTPQEVLGLEKYYGQDLFLTDVLTREAIGALQEPIRRGQPFFLYMAHYAVHAPYEEDVRFTAHYRGRPDAQLGAPLNESETRYAALVEGMDRSLGDLLDFLEAHPETARNTIILFMSDNGGQGLNNVRQGVANRDQNWPARAGKGSAFLGGVREPMIVVWPGVTRGGTTCDQPVMIEDFFPTILEMAGVKRYGTRQKTDGHSFAGVLRNPAKRYERPIVWHFPNLWGETQNQEEGYGAYSAWLEGDYHLIYTWETGRLRLYDIRRDIGEQHDLAEEHPKVVRRLAGRLAQRLREADAQRPSFRATGAPCPWPDELLRTTR
- a CDS encoding nucleoside kinase, producing the protein MNDTIQIICENLGEKLTIPMGTPLQEVAEDLTPGAHPFLAAFVNNRIRELNYRLYTPATVRFVDITSFAGIRVYQRTVWFLLQKAVKDLYPGQTLHIRHSLGQSGFYCEIEGIDAFSTAETARLRQRIRELIALDLPITRQRMLTTEVRERYAAEGFTDKIELLDTRPRLYSDLYTLGDTAGYFYGSLTPSTGYVHLFDIEPCYNGFYLALPLRTDPDRLNKNVQQEKMFSIFQEYQSWVTLMGVPTIGAVNARALAGDAGGMIKMAEAFHERKFAEVADAIYAANVERGIRMVLISGPSSSGKTTSAKRLGIQLGVLGLRPVMISLDDYFVDREKTPLDENGDYDYEALEAIDLELFNDHLRRLMGGESVDIPRYDFITGRRTQHGTPLTLDERSILIIEGIHGLNPRLTPSIPDSKKFRIYISCFTSVAMDNLSRIATTDNRLLRRLTRDYRQRGSDALQTLSRWASVRRGEEKHIFPYQENADVMLNSSLFYEISVLRPFAEKILREVPDTVPEFEEARRMLKFLDNFIPIPPDEIPPTSILREFIGGSSFQY
- a CDS encoding bifunctional UDP-sugar hydrolase/5'-nucleotidase; translated protein: MKNWLKWIGIAGAAAAAVACTPRETTLVLLSTNDMHARIQNFPRLAAAVAACRDTLQQVVLVDAGDRWTGNAYVDKAPTPGMPVIALMNRLGYDVATLGNHEFDFGQAFLGRMIDSMAFEVVCANLRSDTCTFPQLPPYVVIERQGIRIGFVGVVTNYEGPGHPAGNAASFEGLEFPDPQQMARQYAEAVRPKVDVLVLVSHMGDDRDAELLEQETLYDVVIGGHTHELRDTLVNGTLLTQTGKNLANVGVTTLRLRGKRVECVDYRIVPLDAYAPDPACQAEVDRYYADPELNRPVGEFTETADAWGVANWMAEAIADEADAEVGFYHVGGVRLDSIPAGGMSTARVYDLEPFGTEIAVMRMTPAQMRRMILTKYNDTENRKESHRIDLVSTTPYEILTDAQDNALDVRFPKLREGRTYLVAISDYVFRNYRDLNYTDGGITGVKVADVLLEELEEESPIDPDNRPRQRIVRQH
- the rpsA gene encoding 30S ribosomal protein S1 — translated: MEELKNGVANENFDWNAFENDLAVYDQDKAAITEAYDKTLSNVNVGEVVEGTVTAITKREVLVNIGYKSEGVIPVSEFRYNPDLKVGDRIEVYIESAEDKNGQLALSHKKARQLKSWDRVNEALEKDEIIKGYIKCRTKGGMIVDVFGIEAFLPGSQIDVKPIRDYDVYVDKTMEFKVVKINQEFRNVVVSHKALIEAELEAQKQIIMSKLEKGQILEGTVKNITSYGVFVDLGGVDGLIHITDLSWGRVNHPEEIVSLDQKINVVILDFDEAKKRIALGLKQLTPHPWEALDPNLKVGDKVKGRVVVMADYGAFVEIAPGVEGLIHVSEMSWSQHLRSAQEFMKVGDEVEAVILTLDREERKMSLGIKQLTPDPWENIETKYPVGTRTTAKVRNFTNFGVFVEIEEGIDGLIHISDLSWTKKVKHPGEFTQVGADIEVVVLEIDKENRRLSLGHKQLEENPWNEFENQFPVESIHEGTITELTDKGAVVALGENIEGFCPSRQLVKEDGTTPKVGDKLNFKVIEFSKATKRITLSHLRTYDDARKEAAAAEKAEKRAAADATKSTVKKINASVEKTTLGDIAGLAALKSAMEAAEKKAVAAEKKAAAPKKAAKAEEEKPEE